From the Primulina tabacum isolate GXHZ01 chromosome 3, ASM2559414v2, whole genome shotgun sequence genome, one window contains:
- the LOC142539295 gene encoding uncharacterized protein LOC142539295 has product MMMNQQQQQHQQLMNMNPNLMSLNQMKPQQLQQSQPQMLPINRSYGVWPPHFPPQLPFQNPNPNPNVGSVNPPASTYKNPLGPRSRWKGKKMNNPNDKRRKEQHKSLMVGDSGGGLTGGVNIVGGGDANLNFSNYNLPSLNELQYQNRLKTRMFFPKKKFNQNNNMNMNMGYNNNNNYGNSRCAPFAPRNTTSFLIRAKKSGGIASLVSPCPVTPAVLPTPIFSPSREVLVDMAKEEWGVDGYGSMKGLIRLRSPGHEMEAHEDGEDGDGGSSESDVEEHVEVERRLDHDLSRFEMIYNPNSVSVGGMEYHNVLENRVDDQDSHIAQLEEENMILKERLFLMEREIGGLTRRLRCLERRGGNRVEDHKEVVENESDDGSDSREYAHSMEENNDEFCEENVHGCGFSQGNDDNHKNDVFYENGDMLFGADRNDNIADPECKVEKNNDKLVDKNKDKKIIVPCDEIEQSNENMNKCADMEEELVDKNKDKKIIVPCDEIEQSNENMSKCADMVVKAGGDN; this is encoded by the exons ATGATGATGAatcaacagcagcagcagcatcagcagtTGATGAACATGAATCCTAATCTGATGAGTTTGAATCAAATGAAGCCACAACAACTTCAGCAGTCTCAGCCTCAG ATGCTTCCGATTAATCGGAGCTATGGTGTGTGGCCCCCGCATTTTCCGCCGCAACTGCCGTTTCAAAACCCTAATCCTAATCCGAACGTCGGTTCTGTAAACCCACCGGCTTCTACTTACAAAAACCCGTTGGGTCCAAGGAGCCGCTGGAAGGGAAAAAAGATGAATAATCCCAACGACAAGAGAAGGAAGGAGCAGCATAAATCGCTGATGGTGGGCGATAGTGGCGGTGGTCTTACGGGTGGTGTCAATATAGTCGGTGGTGGTGAtgcaaatttgaattttagtaACTATAATTTACCTAGTTTGAATGAGTTGCAGTATCAAAACCGATTGAAGACTAGGATGTTTTTCCCCAAAAAAAAGTTCAATCAGAATaataacatgaacatgaatatgggttataataataataataattatggtAACAGCAGGTGTGCTCCATTTGCTCCAAGGAACACCACTTCCTTTTTAATTAGGGCGAAGAAGAGTGGTGGTATCGCGTCTTTGGTTTCTCCATGTCCGGTCACGCCTGCAGTCTTGCCGACTCCTATTTTTTCTCCTTCCCGGGAGGTTTTAGTGGACATGGCCAAGGAAGAGTGGGGTGTTGATGGGTATGGATCAATGAAGGGGTTGATTAGGTTAAGATCACCTGGACATGAAATGGAGGCTCACGAGGATGGAGAGGATGGTGACGGAGGTTCGAGTGAGAGTGATGTGGAGGAGCATGTTGAGGTCGAGAGGAGATTGGACCATGATTTGAGCAGGTTTGAGATGATTTATAACCCTAATAGTGTCAGTGTCGGTGGGATGGAGTATCACAATGTGTTGGAGAATCGAGTGGATGATCAGGATTCTCATATTGCTCAGCTGGAGGAGGagaatatgatattgaaggaaagATTGTTTTTAATGGAGAGAGAGATAGGGGGCTTGACAAGGAGGTTGCGATGCCTTGAGAGGAGGGGAGGAAATAGAGTGGAGGACCACAAGGAGGTAGTGGAGAATGAATCTGATGATGGAAGTGACAGTCGTGAGTATGCACATTCAATGGAGGAAAATAATGATGAATTTTGTGAAGAGAATGTTCATGGGTGTGGTTTTTCCCAAGGCAATGATGATAACCATAAGAATGATGTTTTTTACGAGAACGGAGATATGCTATTTGGAGCTGATAGGAATGATAACATTGCAGACCCTGAATGCAAAGTAGAAAAGAACAATGACAAGCTTGTAGACAAAAATAAGGACAAAAAGATCATTGTACCATGTGATGAAATAGAACAAAGCAATGAGAACATGAACAAGTGTGCAGATATGGAAGAGGAGCTTGTAGACAAAAATAAGGACAAAAAGATCATTGTACCATGTGATGAAATAGAACAAAGCAATGAGAACATGAGCAAGTGTGCAGATATGGTAGTGAAGGCAGGAGGGGATAATTGA